A stretch of the Kroppenstedtia eburnea genome encodes the following:
- the mobB gene encoding molybdopterin-guanine dinucleotide biosynthesis protein B encodes MTNGSIPPVVQIVGYSDTGKTTLITCLIRHLTREGWQVGAVKRHAGELEMDQRGKDSWHHREAGADRVAITAANQTALIIPRSLGLAELLPLFRGLDLVLVEGFKGAPHPKLVMLREPSHLSLLEELSNVWGVITSMPLHQGSLPVYRREDVEGIANVVKEMALRGFPPE; translated from the coding sequence GTGACCAACGGATCGATTCCGCCAGTTGTCCAGATCGTGGGCTATTCCGACACCGGAAAGACGACCTTGATCACCTGCCTGATCCGGCATCTGACCCGGGAAGGATGGCAGGTGGGTGCAGTGAAGCGGCATGCCGGGGAGCTGGAGATGGACCAACGGGGCAAGGACTCCTGGCACCATCGGGAAGCGGGGGCGGACCGGGTGGCCATCACCGCTGCCAACCAGACAGCTCTGATCATTCCCCGTTCCCTGGGCCTGGCGGAGCTTCTCCCCCTGTTTCGGGGGCTGGATCTGGTACTGGTGGAGGGATTTAAAGGGGCTCCCCATCCCAAGCTGGTGATGCTGAGGGAACCGTCCCATCTTTCTCTCCTGGAAGAGCTGTCCAATGTGTGGGGGGTGATCACTTCCATGCCTTTGCATCAGGGATCCCTTCCAGTCTATCGGCGGGAGGATGTGGAGGGGATTGCAAACGTGGTGAAAGAGATGGCGCTCCGGGGATTCCCGCCCGAATGA
- a CDS encoding homogentisate 1,2-dioxygenase → MPFYHRLGKIPHKRHIQFRKEDGSLFREEVMGTKGFSGIQSVLYHHHPPTQVSRVERLREWQPELEERGANRHRHLLTDGLAAGGDPVEGRVHLLANEDVAIGVVRPTKPMDYFFRNSDGDEVLFVHEGEGEFQSVFGRMSYRPGDYIVIPVGTTYRLEMKEGPQRFLVIESTGEITPPKRYRNEFGQLMEHSPYCERDIRVPERLEPHLESGAFTVRVKAQGQLNAYQYDFHPFDVVGWDGYLYPWIFNVEDFEPITGRIHQPPPVHQTFAGPNFVICSFVPRLYDYHPESIPAPYWHSNVNSDEVLYYVEGNFMSRKGIREGSITLHPSGLPHGPHPGKAEASIGKKGTEELAVMIDTFRPLRVTRAALEMEDTGYIYSWLPETDAAKN, encoded by the coding sequence ATGCCCTTCTATCACCGGTTGGGAAAGATTCCTCATAAACGTCACATCCAGTTTCGCAAGGAAGACGGTTCACTTTTCCGGGAGGAAGTGATGGGGACCAAGGGATTTTCCGGAATCCAATCGGTCCTGTATCATCACCATCCGCCGACTCAGGTGAGCCGGGTGGAACGGTTGCGGGAGTGGCAGCCGGAGTTGGAGGAACGGGGAGCCAACCGTCATCGCCATCTGCTCACCGATGGTCTCGCCGCGGGAGGAGACCCGGTGGAGGGACGTGTTCATCTGCTGGCCAATGAGGATGTGGCCATCGGTGTGGTCCGGCCGACGAAGCCGATGGATTACTTCTTCCGCAACAGTGACGGGGATGAGGTGTTGTTTGTTCACGAAGGGGAAGGTGAGTTTCAGTCTGTTTTCGGCCGGATGTCCTATCGGCCGGGGGACTATATTGTGATTCCGGTGGGGACCACCTACCGGCTGGAAATGAAGGAGGGCCCCCAACGCTTTTTGGTGATCGAATCCACCGGGGAGATCACACCGCCCAAACGGTATCGCAACGAATTTGGGCAGTTGATGGAGCACAGCCCTTATTGCGAGCGGGATATCCGCGTGCCGGAGCGCCTGGAACCGCACCTGGAATCAGGTGCCTTTACGGTTCGGGTGAAGGCTCAGGGTCAGCTGAATGCCTATCAGTACGATTTTCACCCCTTCGATGTGGTGGGGTGGGACGGTTACCTCTACCCCTGGATCTTCAATGTGGAGGATTTTGAGCCGATCACCGGCCGGATTCATCAGCCGCCGCCGGTCCATCAAACCTTCGCCGGCCCCAATTTTGTGATCTGCTCCTTTGTGCCGCGCCTTTACGACTACCATCCCGAATCGATTCCGGCTCCCTACTGGCACAGCAACGTAAACAGCGATGAAGTGCTCTATTATGTGGAGGGGAACTTCATGAGCCGGAAAGGCATCCGGGAAGGCTCGATCACTCTCCATCCCAGCGGCCTGCCCCATGGTCCCCATCCGGGGAAGGCAGAAGCCAGCATCGGAAAGAAAGGGACGGAGGAACTGGCTGTGATGATCGACACTTTCCGTCCTCTGCGAGTCACCCGGGCCGCTCTGGAAATGGAGGATACGGGCTATATCTACAGTTGGCTCCCTGAAACCGATGCAGCCAAGAACTGA
- a CDS encoding flavin reductase family protein gives MQIDPKKQSKQDNYKLLIGSVLPRPIAFVTSLGETGAVNAAPFSFYTVVSTDPPMLSVTVNRKPGGVRKDTARNIAATGEYVIQVVDMDNVEKVNQCSTEFPPHLSEAEAVGFDLLPGRKVKVPRIAQSKIQMECRLHQILPMGGSEAEPNADLIIGEVVWFHIGDDLYDQGRIDTVKLDPVGRLAGVTYSKLGEMFSRPRLGYEEWQKQYGRKS, from the coding sequence GTGCAAATCGATCCGAAAAAGCAATCCAAGCAGGATAACTACAAACTTTTAATCGGAAGCGTCTTGCCCAGGCCGATCGCGTTCGTCACCTCTCTGGGAGAAACAGGTGCGGTCAACGCCGCCCCTTTCAGCTTTTATACCGTGGTCAGCACCGATCCGCCGATGTTGTCGGTAACGGTCAACCGGAAACCCGGCGGGGTCCGGAAAGATACGGCCCGTAACATTGCGGCAACGGGGGAGTACGTGATCCAGGTGGTGGATATGGACAATGTGGAAAAGGTGAACCAGTGCTCCACCGAGTTTCCACCCCATCTGAGCGAAGCGGAAGCCGTCGGTTTTGACCTCCTGCCGGGCCGGAAGGTGAAGGTCCCCCGGATCGCCCAGTCCAAAATTCAGATGGAGTGCCGTCTCCATCAGATCCTGCCCATGGGTGGAAGTGAAGCAGAGCCCAACGCCGACCTGATCATAGGTGAGGTGGTTTGGTTCCACATCGGGGATGATCTGTATGATCAGGGCCGGATCGACACCGTCAAGCTGGATCCTGTCGGCCGTTTGGCCGGGGTGACCTACAGTAAGCTGGGAGAGATGTTTTCCCGTCCCCGCCTGGGCTATGAGGAGTGGCAGAAACAGTACGGAAGAAAATCCTGA
- the crcB gene encoding fluoride efflux transporter CrcB, whose protein sequence is MQVLAVGLGGMAGALLRYGLGLALAPPVGSFPVGTLTANWIGCLALGWFHSRFSGAPLSPAVRGGIATGLIGSFTTFSTFSVETHQLLQSGQMGTACLYLLASLWGGLFLLRTGVRLARGKEDRAC, encoded by the coding sequence ATGCAAGTTCTTGCCGTGGGTTTGGGAGGAATGGCGGGAGCCCTCCTCCGGTATGGACTGGGGCTCGCCTTGGCACCGCCGGTCGGCAGTTTTCCTGTGGGAACCCTGACCGCCAACTGGATCGGCTGTCTGGCTTTGGGATGGTTTCACAGCCGTTTTTCCGGAGCTCCGCTCTCTCCGGCTGTTCGAGGGGGGATCGCCACCGGTCTGATCGGTTCCTTCACCACCTTTTCCACCTTCAGTGTGGAAACCCATCAATTGCTGCAGTCAGGACAGATGGGAACCGCCTGTCTCTACCTGCTGGCCAGCCTCTGGGGAGGCCTCTTTCTCCTCCGGACCGGGGTGCGCCTGGCGAGGGGAAAGGAGGATCGGGCGTGCTGA
- a CDS encoding anti-phage deoxyguanosine triphosphatase, whose translation MLFNKGENGFYRKEDRERRIAHRPRSERDLRDPFERDHGRIVHSAAFRRLQSKKQVLGTDRGDFHRTRLTHSMEVAQIARGIALSLNLRSPLLPEGGKIDISLVEAAALAHDLGHPPFGHEGERALHRCMSGEGGFEGNAQTFRILTRLEGKKGEGLNLTRALLLSVMKYPILLEKALRDPGHPQAADSPPKASIYSDDLEAFQWVLDPFTVEEIRFFTETEPEASPFLRTCRKSLECSLIDLADDIAYATHDLEDAVNFRLVEVEELRGILEGAAPTLPYEELQQALALARNLHPRQEDFKYGLKQVVANLISAFVNHTDLVKQGDPAYSPRFLYRVVLPEELEQLNRALKETVRNRVIDSPDVQALAFKGDRVVRLLFDAMMDEEKLLPENDRKSLEHAPEQRARIVCDYIAGMTDPFAERMYRRLYGSGREL comes from the coding sequence ATGTTGTTCAACAAAGGGGAAAACGGATTCTATCGGAAAGAGGACAGGGAACGCCGGATTGCACATCGCCCCCGTTCGGAACGGGACTTGCGGGACCCCTTTGAACGGGATCATGGACGGATTGTCCACAGTGCCGCCTTCCGGCGGTTGCAATCGAAAAAACAGGTGCTGGGGACTGACCGCGGGGATTTCCACCGAACGCGGCTGACCCATTCGATGGAAGTGGCCCAGATTGCCAGGGGAATCGCACTTTCCCTCAATCTCCGCTCCCCCTTGCTCCCGGAAGGGGGGAAGATCGACATCTCACTGGTGGAGGCTGCCGCCCTGGCTCACGATCTGGGTCATCCCCCCTTCGGCCATGAAGGAGAGCGGGCCCTTCACCGCTGCATGTCCGGGGAGGGGGGATTTGAAGGAAATGCCCAGACATTCCGGATCCTGACCCGATTGGAAGGAAAGAAAGGGGAGGGGTTGAACCTGACCCGGGCTTTGTTGCTCTCGGTCATGAAATACCCCATTCTGCTGGAGAAAGCCTTGCGGGATCCCGGCCATCCCCAAGCGGCGGATTCCCCTCCGAAGGCGAGTATCTATTCCGATGACCTGGAAGCATTCCAGTGGGTGTTGGATCCCTTTACAGTGGAGGAAATCCGGTTTTTCACCGAAACAGAGCCCGAAGCTTCCCCTTTCCTCCGTACTTGTCGCAAGTCTTTGGAGTGTTCTCTGATCGATCTGGCCGACGATATCGCATACGCCACCCATGATCTGGAGGATGCTGTCAATTTTCGCTTGGTGGAGGTGGAGGAACTGCGGGGGATTCTGGAGGGGGCGGCTCCAACCCTGCCATATGAGGAGCTGCAGCAGGCCTTGGCCCTGGCCCGGAATCTCCATCCCCGGCAGGAGGACTTCAAATACGGGCTGAAGCAGGTGGTGGCCAATCTGATCTCCGCCTTTGTCAACCATACAGATCTGGTGAAACAAGGGGATCCGGCCTATTCCCCCCGCTTTCTTTATCGGGTGGTTCTGCCTGAAGAGTTGGAACAACTGAACCGGGCCTTGAAGGAAACGGTGAGGAACCGGGTGATCGACTCCCCCGATGTCCAGGCCCTGGCATTCAAGGGGGACCGGGTCGTCCGTTTGTTGTTTGATGCGATGATGGATGAAGAAAAACTGCTTCCGGAAAATGATCGCAAAAGCTTGGAACATGCACCGGAACAGAGGGCAAGGATTGTCTGCGATTACATTGCCGGGATGACCGACCCCTTTGCCGAACGCATGTACCGACGGTTGTACGGGTCGGGTCGGGAGCTCTGA
- a CDS encoding adenine phosphoribosyltransferase codes for MDFKEKIRVIEDFPQPGVRFKDITTLLKDGKAFRAAIDTMADSLRDRKVDLVVGPEARGFVVGTPLAYALGVGFIPVRKSGKLPAETVEADYSLEYGKDQLAIHKDAIEPGQRVLIVDDLLATGGTVQATLNLVHRLQADVVGAAFVIELTYLEGREKLSGVDIFSLIQY; via the coding sequence ATGGATTTCAAAGAAAAAATCCGGGTGATCGAGGATTTTCCACAACCGGGTGTGCGCTTTAAGGATATCACCACTCTTTTGAAAGACGGAAAAGCCTTTCGGGCCGCAATCGACACCATGGCAGACTCTCTGCGGGACCGGAAAGTGGACTTGGTGGTCGGACCGGAGGCCCGGGGATTTGTAGTGGGTACCCCGCTGGCATACGCGCTGGGCGTCGGATTTATTCCTGTCCGGAAGTCGGGAAAATTGCCGGCGGAAACCGTGGAGGCGGATTACAGCCTGGAATACGGAAAGGATCAATTGGCCATTCACAAGGATGCCATTGAGCCCGGACAACGGGTGTTGATCGTGGATGATCTGCTTGCCACCGGCGGAACCGTCCAGGCCACGTTGAACCTGGTTCACCGCCTGCAGGCGGATGTGGTCGGGGCCGCTTTTGTGATCGAGTTAACCTACCTGGAGGGGCGGGAAAAGCTGTCGGGTGTGGATATTTTCAGTCTGATTCAATATTAG
- a CDS encoding PLP-dependent transferase: MHGRQNGASDPGDPHGELIHPGVESVIYPGLEDHPQVELAGRQMKAPGGMISCQEAAL; this comes from the coding sequence ATGCATGGTCGGCAGAATGGTGCGTCTGATCCGGGTGATCCGCACGGAGAGTTGATACATCCGGGGGTGGAGAGTGTGATCTATCCGGGATTGGAAGACCATCCACAGGTGGAGTTGGCTGGAAGACAGATGAAGGCCCCGGGGGGAATGATCAGCTGTCAGGAAGCTGCTCTTTGA
- a CDS encoding family 10 glycosylhydrolase, with product MKRWMAWLTVTVLAVSSMPAGGTAPVAAVEPKREIRAFWVDAFHDGFKTREQVDQLMRDVRRSKANTVIVQVRRRGDAYFNKALEPRTEDPTLSAGFDALDYLLQQAHSETPRIEVHAWLATLPIWNSATPPKSPDHVFNRHGPGAKGREYWLMDSYAGENRSGADYVLDPGHPDALDYTVDQYVNVVKQYPVDGIHLDLVRYMGEEWGYNPVSLERYRKQTGAEGRPNPGDAGWKEWRRKQVDHLMRKVYLKSIAIRPDLKVSAAVIAWGKGPQTLEEYRRSAPYSQVMQNWDGWLSEGILDLALPMNYDREHVEEQRAWYDLWIDWEKDHQYNRQIAAGPGIYLNSISGSLAQITRAQAPSAAGHRLAGVSLYSYAETNKDGASREDFLTALTEPTSHGEPVFAEPALPPEMPWKTRPQAGALMGQVQDSDGNTLDGITLQLRRGNRVHTLQTDGHGFFGKAELAPGLYTLKPDRSSGSSRTHAVRVVAGEVAEVKVQMK from the coding sequence ATGAAGCGATGGATGGCATGGCTGACGGTGACGGTGTTGGCGGTATCATCGATGCCCGCGGGAGGTACAGCTCCGGTGGCAGCTGTGGAACCGAAGCGGGAAATCCGCGCTTTTTGGGTGGATGCATTCCATGATGGATTTAAAACCCGGGAACAGGTGGATCAATTGATGAGAGACGTAAGACGGTCCAAAGCCAATACAGTGATTGTCCAGGTGCGTCGCAGGGGGGATGCTTATTTCAACAAGGCTCTGGAACCCCGCACGGAAGATCCCACTCTGAGCGCCGGCTTTGATGCGTTGGATTATCTTTTGCAACAGGCCCACAGCGAAACGCCCCGGATCGAAGTCCATGCCTGGTTGGCCACTTTGCCCATCTGGAATTCGGCCACTCCGCCGAAATCCCCGGATCATGTGTTTAACCGGCACGGCCCCGGGGCCAAGGGACGGGAGTATTGGCTGATGGACAGTTATGCCGGGGAGAACCGTTCCGGAGCCGATTATGTGCTGGATCCGGGCCATCCCGATGCCCTGGATTACACCGTGGATCAATATGTCAACGTGGTGAAACAGTACCCAGTGGATGGCATCCATCTGGACCTGGTCCGGTATATGGGAGAGGAATGGGGGTACAATCCGGTCAGCCTGGAGCGTTACCGGAAACAGACAGGGGCTGAGGGCAGGCCGAACCCCGGGGATGCGGGGTGGAAAGAATGGCGCCGGAAACAGGTGGACCATCTCATGCGGAAGGTTTATCTGAAATCGATCGCCATCCGTCCCGATCTCAAGGTATCGGCGGCGGTGATCGCCTGGGGGAAAGGTCCGCAGACCCTGGAGGAGTATCGACGATCGGCTCCTTACAGCCAAGTGATGCAAAACTGGGATGGTTGGCTTTCCGAGGGGATCCTGGATCTTGCCTTGCCGATGAACTACGACCGGGAACATGTGGAGGAGCAGAGGGCCTGGTATGACCTCTGGATCGATTGGGAAAAAGATCACCAGTACAACCGGCAGATCGCCGCCGGACCGGGGATCTACCTCAACTCCATCTCCGGCAGTCTGGCGCAGATCACCCGGGCCCAGGCCCCTTCTGCGGCAGGTCATCGCCTCGCCGGAGTCAGCCTTTACAGTTATGCCGAAACCAACAAAGACGGGGCTTCCCGTGAGGATTTCCTGACTGCGCTCACAGAGCCCACCTCTCATGGAGAGCCGGTGTTTGCAGAGCCCGCTCTCCCGCCGGAGATGCCCTGGAAAACCCGGCCCCAAGCGGGCGCGCTGATGGGACAAGTCCAGGATAGCGACGGAAACACGCTGGACGGGATCACCCTTCAACTCCGTCGGGGGAACCGGGTCCACACACTCCAAACCGACGGCCACGGCTTCTTCGGCAAGGCAGAATTGGCCCCCGGTCTCTACACCCTCAAACCGGACCGATCATCCGGTTCCAGCCGTACCCATGCGGTCCGGGTGGTTGCGGGAGAGGTGGCGGAGGTGAAGGTGCAAATGAAATGA
- a CDS encoding AbrB family transcriptional regulator — MTAIIKEYRHHLFPWLRTLLLAVTGGTLFAWIQIPLPWVLGPMVMILLWSKTLRISLRWPAGWRNAGLIAIGYTLGTSFTRETMWDMVGHLPLMLAITMITIGCGAGIAWLVSRWTGLDYRTTLTANVPGGLSQMVTLGEEIRGIDITVVTLFQVTRLLLVVFIVPFLIKLLPEENATGIVPETAGHATTLTEGFLFGSTALVAAWAAWKLKFPTAFLIGPVLAIAFLQVLGFAAPPLPPLLIHTGQMFMGAHLGLMIRPEQLTQRRRVPLLALLTACVLIVITFGISCLFTLWTPSSLTTSFLSLAPGGMAEMGVVAQDIGADLAMVTGFQMFRVFFILIFVPPFLRWIFKRSSAR, encoded by the coding sequence GTGACAGCGATCATCAAAGAATACAGACACCATCTCTTCCCCTGGTTGCGGACGCTTCTATTGGCCGTGACCGGGGGCACACTTTTTGCTTGGATACAGATCCCCCTCCCATGGGTTCTCGGACCGATGGTGATGATCCTTCTCTGGTCCAAAACGCTGCGCATCTCCCTCCGCTGGCCTGCCGGATGGAGAAATGCGGGCTTGATCGCCATTGGGTACACCTTGGGGACCTCCTTTACACGGGAAACGATGTGGGATATGGTGGGTCATTTACCGCTCATGCTGGCGATTACCATGATCACGATCGGTTGTGGCGCGGGAATCGCCTGGCTGGTCTCCCGGTGGACCGGCCTCGACTACCGGACGACCCTCACCGCCAACGTCCCGGGCGGGCTGTCCCAAATGGTGACACTGGGTGAAGAAATCCGGGGGATCGACATCACCGTCGTCACCCTGTTTCAGGTGACACGCCTGCTGCTTGTTGTATTTATCGTTCCCTTTCTCATCAAGTTGCTCCCGGAAGAGAATGCGACGGGGATCGTGCCGGAAACAGCGGGACATGCAACAACGCTTACGGAGGGGTTCCTGTTCGGGTCCACCGCCCTCGTGGCCGCTTGGGCCGCCTGGAAGCTGAAGTTTCCCACGGCATTCCTGATCGGACCGGTCCTTGCGATCGCCTTTCTGCAGGTGCTGGGTTTCGCGGCACCTCCGCTTCCACCTCTCCTGATCCACACGGGACAAATGTTTATGGGTGCCCACCTCGGCTTGATGATCCGGCCGGAACAGCTGACTCAGCGGCGGAGAGTCCCTCTGCTGGCTCTCTTAACCGCTTGCGTTCTGATCGTGATCACCTTTGGCATCAGCTGTTTGTTCACCCTGTGGACTCCATCCTCTCTGACCACTTCCTTTCTGAGCTTGGCGCCCGGGGGAATGGCGGAAATGGGAGTCGTCGCTCAGGATATCGGGGCGGATTTGGCCATGGTTACCGGGTTCCAGATGTTTCGGGTCTTTTTCATCCTGATATTTGTCCCTCCCTTCCTGCGCTGGATATTCAAAAGATCCTCTGCCCGATGA
- a CDS encoding class I adenylate-forming enzyme family protein yields the protein MAVIGNLLRDRARLSPDMEAIVSGNRRIRYREYNHMVNQLAHYLLESRIEKGDRIAILCKNQYPMPLIYLAAAKIGAITVPLNWRMKTDELRWILEDCRPRILFYDDDFKQILPLLHELDFLEQQIRVGDGETIHPFFEDLYSARPGGEPKVEVHEEDPALIIYTSGTTGRPKGVVNNHANIYAAGVANTNTLDLRYKDRFLFVTPLFHISGMMFMLAPIMRGFTLVLETQFHPLKIWELLQAEQITGMMSVPVILNYMMEGLKVQEVDVPSLRTILCGGSLVPAPLIRVMFELGYHVVQVYGATETSGAITYWMPDMGIETCNSVGPAIFHAEIKIIDPSTGEALPHGEIGEIICRSPVLFAGYWNRPQETEKVLKNGWYHTGDLGWMEENGFLHIVDRLKDVVITGGEKVFPAQVESVLQQLEGVAETAVVGVRHEVWGELARAYVVLKEEAVLSEEDLLAHARKHLADHNLHDVVFVKELPKNSMGKVLKFVLREHANQENHPAQI from the coding sequence ATGGCTGTCATTGGAAATCTGCTTCGGGATCGGGCCCGTCTGTCCCCGGATATGGAAGCGATCGTGTCGGGAAACCGTCGGATTCGGTACAGAGAGTATAACCACATGGTGAACCAGCTGGCACACTATCTGTTGGAGTCCCGTATTGAAAAAGGGGACCGGATCGCGATCCTTTGCAAGAATCAGTATCCCATGCCCCTGATCTACCTGGCCGCCGCCAAGATCGGAGCGATCACCGTTCCTCTGAACTGGCGGATGAAAACCGATGAGCTTCGCTGGATCCTGGAAGACTGCCGCCCGCGCATTCTTTTTTATGATGATGATTTTAAACAGATTCTCCCCCTTCTCCATGAGCTGGACTTCTTGGAGCAGCAGATCCGGGTCGGTGATGGGGAGACGATTCATCCTTTCTTTGAAGACCTCTACTCCGCCCGTCCCGGTGGGGAGCCGAAGGTGGAGGTACATGAAGAGGATCCGGCCCTGATCATCTACACCTCGGGAACCACCGGCCGCCCCAAGGGAGTCGTCAACAATCACGCCAACATCTACGCAGCCGGGGTGGCCAACACCAATACACTCGATCTGCGATATAAGGATCGGTTTCTGTTTGTAACACCCTTGTTCCACATTTCCGGGATGATGTTCATGTTGGCGCCGATCATGCGCGGCTTCACCCTGGTCCTGGAGACCCAGTTCCATCCCCTCAAGATCTGGGAACTGTTGCAGGCGGAACAAATTACCGGCATGATGTCGGTACCTGTGATATTGAACTACATGATGGAAGGCCTCAAGGTGCAGGAGGTGGATGTGCCCTCCCTCCGGACGATCCTGTGCGGTGGTTCCCTGGTTCCGGCGCCGCTGATCCGGGTGATGTTTGAGCTGGGTTACCATGTGGTTCAGGTGTACGGGGCGACGGAAACTTCCGGAGCCATCACCTACTGGATGCCCGATATGGGGATCGAGACCTGCAACTCCGTCGGACCCGCCATTTTTCATGCTGAGATCAAAATCATCGATCCTTCCACCGGCGAGGCCCTTCCCCACGGGGAGATCGGCGAGATCATCTGCCGCAGCCCGGTCCTGTTCGCCGGCTACTGGAATCGACCGCAAGAGACGGAGAAGGTTCTCAAAAACGGCTGGTATCACACTGGAGACTTGGGCTGGATGGAGGAAAACGGATTTCTCCACATAGTGGACCGACTCAAGGACGTGGTGATCACCGGTGGAGAGAAGGTCTTCCCCGCCCAAGTGGAGTCTGTCCTCCAGCAACTGGAAGGAGTGGCTGAAACCGCTGTCGTGGGAGTCCGCCACGAAGTATGGGGAGAGTTGGCCCGTGCCTATGTGGTCCTGAAAGAAGAGGCCGTCCTTTCCGAAGAAGATCTGCTCGCTCATGCCCGGAAACACCTGGCTGATCACAACCTGCACGATGTGGTTTTTGTGAAGGAATTACCCAAAAACAGCATGGGAAAAGTATTGAAATTTGTTCTCCGGGAACATGCCAACCAGGAAAACCATCCCGCCCAGATCTGA
- a CDS encoding GNAT family N-acetyltransferase yields MASDRIGLRFLEESDAEALLSLYLRNRPFFERYSATREDSFYTLDSRKEAIRQQKRLREQDASYCFGIFLRKTGELIGDIALTEVQRSNLQGCWLGYSLDEQHNGKGYMTEAVRLAVGYAFDELNLHRIEAGVMPKNPGSMRVLEKAGFQKEGLARKNVNINGRWEDHWTFAILNGEHRKQTSPAG; encoded by the coding sequence ATGGCAAGCGACCGGATCGGACTCCGTTTTCTGGAGGAGTCTGACGCTGAAGCACTTTTAAGTCTTTATCTCAGAAATCGTCCATTTTTTGAGCGCTACTCCGCCACCCGGGAAGATTCTTTTTACACTCTCGATTCACGGAAGGAGGCGATTCGGCAGCAGAAGAGGTTGCGGGAACAGGATGCTTCCTATTGCTTTGGGATTTTTCTGAGGAAAACAGGTGAACTGATCGGAGATATCGCCCTTACCGAAGTTCAGCGCTCCAACTTGCAGGGTTGCTGGCTCGGTTACTCTTTGGATGAACAACACAACGGAAAAGGATATATGACGGAAGCGGTCCGGTTGGCCGTAGGTTACGCTTTTGACGAATTGAATCTGCATCGGATCGAAGCCGGAGTGATGCCGAAGAATCCGGGCTCGATGCGGGTCCTGGAAAAAGCGGGTTTTCAGAAGGAAGGTCTGGCCCGGAAAAACGTGAACATCAACGGTCGATGGGAAGATCACTGGACCTTTGCCATTCTGAACGGGGAGCATCGAAAGCAAACAAGTCCGGCAGGCTGA
- a CDS encoding DDE-type integrase/transposase/recombinase, translating into MGWSPDKRRYFGAKEALVISENRLNREFSASRPNEKWVTDITYLPIQGRFYYLSAIIDLFNNEVIAYRISKRNNIR; encoded by the coding sequence TTGGGCTGGAGTCCGGATAAGCGGAGATATTTCGGTGCCAAGGAGGCGTTGGTGATCTCGGAAAATCGGTTGAATCGGGAGTTTTCCGCTTCCCGTCCCAACGAAAAATGGGTAACGGATATCACCTACCTCCCCATTCAGGGACGGTTTTATTACCTGTCCGCCATCATCGATTTATTTAACAACGAGGTCATCGCCTACCGGATTAGTAAACGGAACAATATCCGGTGA
- a CDS encoding FluC/FEX family fluoride channel, with protein MLTSCFWVAAGGGLGALARHLLSHWNRGAFLPWGTLATNLSGSFLLGWISGAGWGHYALLFAGTGFMGSFTTFSTLHWEARQMIQGKGCSRAAIYLGITYTLGILGAFAGSAAGAAVS; from the coding sequence GTGCTGACATCATGTTTTTGGGTGGCGGCGGGGGGCGGATTGGGAGCGCTGGCCCGCCATCTCCTCAGCCATTGGAACCGGGGGGCTTTCCTCCCCTGGGGGACCCTGGCGACCAACCTGTCGGGATCCTTCCTGCTGGGCTGGATCTCGGGAGCCGGTTGGGGTCACTATGCTCTCTTGTTTGCCGGGACCGGCTTTATGGGCTCCTTCACCACCTTTTCCACCCTGCATTGGGAGGCCCGGCAGATGATTCAGGGGAAAGGTTGCTCCCGGGCGGCGATCTATTTGGGCATCACTTACACCCTGGGTATTCTGGGAGCCTTTGCCGGAAGTGCCGCCGGTGCGGCTGTCTCTTAA
- a CDS encoding IS3 family transposase: MKKREVNGVLLHSDRGFQYTSRQYNHLLQRYNIKPSMSRKGNCLDNACIESFFGHFKSECLYLHSFTTIDEARPVFRDYIRFYNHERFQSRLHNLSPVEYRAQVA, from the coding sequence ATAAAAAAACGAGAAGTGAATGGAGTCCTCTTACACAGCGATCGAGGATTCCAGTACACCTCTCGACAATACAATCACCTACTTCAACGATACAATATCAAGCCGAGTATGTCCAGGAAAGGGAACTGCTTGGACAATGCATGCATCGAAAGTTTTTTTGGCCATTTCAAGAGTGAATGTCTGTATTTGCATTCATTCACTACTATCGATGAAGCACGCCCTGTTTTTCGTGACTATATACGATTTTACAATCATGAACGTTTTCAATCTCGTTTACATAACTTGAGCCCGGTCGAATACCGGGCCCAAGTTGCGTGA